Within uncultured Methanoregula sp., the genomic segment CTCCGCCTGCGAACGTGCCAACATTGAACCCGAGTGCCACAACCGGCAGCTTGGTGAGATTGATCATATAAGGCATTGCCACATTCGACCAGATGGCTATGAGGATACCCCACATGACCGCAAGCCAGCCGAAGTTGGCCACGACCGCCTTGGTGCGGTGGATACCGTGATCCTGCTTGGCATGGTTGTACATGCCGAGGGCCCGGCCGAGCGTGATATGCAGGATACCGATCCAGATGGACATGATCATCAGTGCGGGAATCGCCGGTCCTGCACCGCCTTCAGCACCGCCACCGATGAGCAGGTGCCTGGAGAAAATGATCGGGTGCCACGGGAGTTCGAATCCAAGACACTCACTGAAGAGCAGGCCGAAAATAATACTCGAAATGCTGGCATTCCGGAGCACTTTCAAAAACATCTGCCCGTCTTCGCCTTTCATCATCTTCCGCAGGCCAAAGCACATCAGAAGAAGAAGAAGGCCGTACCCGACATCCCCGAGAATCAGACCGAAGAAGATCGGAAACACGATGGAGAGCATCAGTGTCGGGTCAACTTCGGTATACTTGGGCCGGGAGTAAACGTCCATGAGCATCTGTGCAGGTTTTGCAAAGTCCGGGTTATTGTATTCCACCGGTACTGCATCGTGCTCAAGATCGATTGGCAGAACCGTGACATAGATTTTGCCGCCGGTTGCCTGTACAAGTGAATTGCTGACTGCATCGACCTTGTCCGAAGGAACCCATCCTTCGGCAACAAAGGTCTGTTTCGTTGTCGCAAACCGGAGCGGTGCCTCGGTCTGTTCGACTTCGGATTTCAGGAATTCCTCGCAGGCCGCAAGGAACTCGGCATGTTTGTTCCTGACGCTTTCGAGTTTCTCATTGATGTCCGCAATCTCTTTGGTGAGGCTTGCGATCTGCCCGGAGTAATAGTCAATGCGCGACTTCGGTGAGCCGGACTCGTCGGGTATGGTAACCGACTGGAATCCTGTCTCCTGGAGCGTGCGTTCAACCTCTCCCCGCTGCTCGCTTGGAACAATAACAACGAGGAAGTTTTTCTCCTTGCCCTTGGAAAAGTACATTTCATTGGGCACGGACAGGGTGATTTCACGGGGAATGAACCCGGCAAAGGCGGTGAATCTCGTGTAACCGTGATACAGATCCAGGTCCGCCGGGACGTTCGCAAACGGGGTGATCTCAACGATCTTCTGCTCGTACTCCTTGAGCCGCGTGTCAAGTTTCGAGCGCCTGAAGGTCAGTTCCTCGACATCCCGCTCAAGAACAGGGAGTTCCCGCTCGATCTTCGATTTCAACTCCACCCTCGGGCAGGTCTTCACCGAATCGATATCATCACTGCGAACAGCGATCGCATTCGTGATGGCCCGGATCTTGATGAGATCCGTGGACTTCTCGCTTGCTCCCGGAAGAGGCGTACCAATTTTAAAGCCCTCATAGCCTTCCTGTCCCTGATCGACAAATTCCTCGATGTGGAACAGGTTATGACGGTAGAGTTCCGCAATAACCGGGGCCATCTGGTCCCGTGAGGCCGCGATGAGAAGCCGGCTCATCTGCTTAGGCTTTAACATGCAGCTGCTCCTTAAACCGTAAAACCAGCAGCTGCACTGCTTTCGAAAGGTTCTTCTCCCCTTTCTCCTTGAGTGCTGCTGCGCGCTGATTGCCGCTTTTTATGATTTCAGCGTGCTTAAGTGCCGCCTGGTGCCGTGCTTCTTCCAGTTTCAGCTTTTTGTATTGTTCTGCATTGCTCTGCGCTTTTGTTACCAGGTTATCAGCTTCTAGCTCAGCCTGAGAATGCTTCTGCTTCTTCTCTTCCTGGGCCTTGCTGATCATCGTTTGGTACTCTTCTTCAGCTTTCTTGATGTCTCTTAGGACCTCAGTCTTCATCCAACCCTCCTCTCACGGCAGTACAGTAATAGGTGAAAAAAACCATATATGTATTGTCATTTTCAATCAAATGAGACGCCCCCCAAGGGGTAAATCGGGAAATTCTCCCAAATATCAGGAAAATTCGGTTATTATACGGCTTTTTACGTACCGGGGAACAATTGTTCCGGGAAGGCCGGAGATCTCCACGCCACCGGAACATCCCTGAAGCACGATTCCCGCCAGCTCATCGCTTGAGCAGATCAGGTGCTGCTCGGGATGGGTACCCCGTCTGATCGAGCAGCTGGTGTTGATCACGGGACCCGCCGAGACAAGATAGGAAAACCGGTTCGAGCCGGGGTGATCCCTCGGGAGGACAATTAAGGGCATACGGTAGGTCCGGACAAACTCGGCAAGCATGCAGGCCGGCTCCAGGGCCCCGCCTTCCGGTGCCGAAACCGCAACAAGATCGTCGGGCTCAATGGTCTGGCTGTACTCATTTCCGAACGTTTCTATGCGCAAGCCAAAAAAAGCACCCGCTCTTCCAACGAGTAAAAAAGAATGATCCCCGCTGATGAGCAGGAACTCATCAGCCAGAGGATACATCATAATTCAGTAACGTCATTCGATCCGCAGTTGGGGCAGATCGGTTTCTTGTTCGGGTTGATGTTCAGGAATTTCTCTTCGCATTCATTGCAGCGGAAACTTTTCCCCTTCACCCGGTCATCGTCAAAATTGAGGTCCCCCGTAGGTCCTCCCCCGACAGTGCACACCTTCGTTCACCTCACTACGAGATCTTCACGGGAAGATATAAGGATATCTGACCGGATTTTTTCGTCGTGTACTCTTATAGAACGACCGGATTGACGATGAAGAAGTTGAAAGCAACCAGCGCAATAATGAGAAGGATACAGGAGTGTTTCACACCTGCCGCTACCGACGATTCCCCCATCTGGCCGGCGATAAGCCCCGAGAAGAGGGCCTGGATCAGGCAGGCATGGTAGAGGATCCGCGATGAGGTCGCGATCTGGATGGCCCCCATCCCTGCCACTATTCCGGTCTGGGGGATTCCTTTTGTAGGAATGCCAGTGAGCATCGGAAGGAACTGGATAGTCAGGACTCCCACGACAAACAGGAAGACAAAGAACGAGAGATAAACGATAGCGGTATAGATGAACATCTCGGAGAGCCGCTCTTTTTTCAGTACTTCGGACATCTTGGCATCGCTTGAGGCAATCGAAAGCACTTCCCCGATCTGCCCGCTCATCTCGCTGGCCTTGGTAACCAGCGTGACCGTTCTCGCAATGGATGGCGTACTGATCCGCTCCTCGAAACGCATGAGAGCCTCGGAGAAATTCGCGCCCCAGTCCATGTCCCGCTTGATCCGCTTGATCTCGTAGCTGAGGAGCCCGAGGTTCGTATTCACCATGATGTTAATCGCCTGGGAGACCGTCAGTCCCACCTGGTTGATACCCGCCATCCGTTCAAGAAAATCCGGGATCAGCTCCTGGATGCCCAGGACTTTGCGGGACCAGAGTTCGTAGAAGATCGCATACGGGATGAGCACGATCAGGATGGCGATGATGATATGATCGTCGACCACGTTGATATATGTCTCAAGGTTTGCGTAGTGCCTGACGTTCACGAGAACAAAAACCAGGTAGAGCGCTGCAACGGGGACCGTTACATACAGCGTGTGGGTTGCATTGCTCACGAATGTCTCGAGAGGATGCTTAAGGTGGTGGACAAAGTTTCGCACCTGGTCGTATTTTCTGAGCTGGGCAAACTGGTGTTCATCGTCTTCCTTCTTGTAGATCCTGACATGGGAGTAGACGTGCAGCCACTTCGTCTTGACATATCGTTCGGTCTTCTCACCCTTGATCGAGATCAGATCTACAAGGAGAATGAAGATAACCGACCCGATGGGCATAACGGCGTAGGTGATTAGCGCCAGCTGGAGGACCGCACTTCCTCCCATCATCGCCATGACGACCAGGATAATAATGAGGAAGAGGGGCCCTGCAACAAAGAGGGTGACGTAGGACTCGGCAACAAGGGAGAGGATATTGAGGAACTGCTTTTGCTCGAACCGTGCCTCTTCCTGGTAAAGCCGGACACGCAGCGACAGGAAATCCCCCATATCCCCCCCGCTCTCGATCACCGAGAGGAGATCGTCAAGGAAATTCTTGAGTTTTTCCGAGGGCGTTGTTTCGGCAAGGTGACGGATGGCAGTCACCACATCGTACCCGAAAAAGTCGGCATCCCGGACGATCTGCCGGAATTCGAGAGCCACTTCCCCGTAAATGTTCGCACGATCCGACAGGCAGCGGAAGATCGTCATCATCTGGGCACCCCCTCTCCGCATCGCATACATGTAGGCTACCGCGTTGTGCAGGGTGAGATTGATCTTGATGGCCCGGCTGGTCTTCTCGATGCCGGGCAGTTTCAGCATCAGGAGGTAGCCGAGATAACACCCGAAGAAAAACGAGATGATTACGATGACAGCGGGAATATACTCCCCGGGATGAAGAAAATCAAAGAACGTCGGGAGCTGGATGTTGAGGACATTGTAGATACCCCCCCGTTCGAGAGTCACCCGGTATGTCAGGATAACACTGGCGAAGTACCCGATTATCGCAAAGAGAACACCTGTAAGGATCGAGACCTGAACCGTTCTCCAGAGATACTGCTCGAGGGTCATACCCACCCGGGCGGAGAGCATATCGCCGTGGAGGCTGTTGTACCTGATCGGATCGAGGCTGATCCATTCGCGGACGTAATCCCGTGCAATCATTGCAATACCTTACGAAGATCACCAAGATTGGCAAGCACGCCGGGGGCATCGATATTATACGCGTGGAAGAGCGAGGCAACCGAGATGTAATCGGTTATCTCCTGTTGTTTCATTGCGTTCAGGATGGATTTCCGGAGCTGGATCTCGGACTCGAGCTGGTCCCGCGTCCAGCCCCGCTTCTCGGCGATGTCCGCATAGATCTGGGATCGCCCCGTGTATGTGAAGATATCCCGGATCGGGTCGTACACGAAGACGTTGTTGACCTGCAGGTTCCCGGTGGAGGGATCGATACCGGCGATCTCGACAATCTCCTGGACCCGGCGGACCCGTTCAACGCCCCGGTAGATCAGGGCCTGGACACTGATGATGTTGAGGGCCGCCATCATGTTTCGTGGCACGTTCAATGGTTCGCTTTCCAGCCGGTGGATAGCCGCGTCCACGCTTCCTGCGTGCATGGTCGAAAACGTTGTGTGGCCGGTGTTCATTGCCTGGAAGAGCGTCTGGGCTTCGGGACCCCGCACTTCACCTACCAGGATGAATTCGGGACGCTGACGCATTGCAGCCCGCAGGAGATCGAACATGTTGATGGCGTTTCCGCCATCAGTCAGTGCTTCCCGCGTCACACTCGCGATCCAGTTGTCGTGAAACAGGGTGATCTCACGGGTATCCTCGATGCTCACCACTTTTGCAACCGGGGGAATGAAGAGGGATACAGCGTTAAGGGACGTGGTCTTCCCCGATGCAGTTCCCCCGATGAAAAGAAGGCTTTTGTTGTTCTCGATCGCCAGCCAGAAATAGACAAGGGCATCGGCATTGAACGTCCCGTTCTCCATCAGCTCAACCGGGGAGAACGGCTCTTCCCTGAATTTCCGTATGGTGAACGAGGTACCCCGGGTCGTGATCTCCGTGCCAAGGGTGAGCTGAAGCCGTGACCCGTCGGGCAGGGTAGCATCAATCATCGGTGACCCGGTGGAGATGTGCTTGCCGGAGCGCTGGGCAAGGGTGATGGCAAGGGAATTGAGAACATCGGCCTCGAACGCGATATTGGTCTTGATGTTCCGGTATTTCCGGTGGTACAGGAAGACGGGAATCCTGTTGCCATCGCAGGAAATATCCTCGAGAAGAGGGTCCTTCATAAGCGGATCGATACGGGACCACCCGATGAAGTTCCGGATAAGATAATACTGGAGCTTGAAAAGGGTGAGGGGTTCAAGTTCAAGGCCGTAGTCCACCAGGAGATCGCGGATCTTTTCCAGGAGAACCTGCCGGCGGTCCTTCTTGATCTCTTCCGAAGTGAGGATAAGCACATCCCGCAGGTCTTCATGGAGTCGTTCGAGCAGCTCGTACTCGAAATCCGAGAGGGATGGTTCAAACAGGAGATATTCTTTCAGGTTTGTCTTCTGGTTCAGGGCGATAACAATGAGCGAGCGGCCTTTCTCCACCCAGTATTCGTCGACATACTCGTAGTTTTCCGGGATTTCGGCGGTGGTAAGAGGTCCGTGCCGGTCGAAATCGTACTCTTCAATGGCAGTTTTTTCCGTTCCTTTCAGGAAACGAAAATACCGGCTGTACGAGGCTGAGGGGTTATGGGGAGCCGGGGGAACAAGCGGGCTATCGGTTGTTTCCGGCGGCAATCCGGTTGCGGGAACCGGTTCTAGTGGTCCCTTCTCCTCGTTACGGGTTTTATGGAACAGTGACTTGAAGAATTCCGGCATCGGCATGATAGATATCGACCCTTCCCCGAAAAATTTGCTTCTCTCGATTAATACATCGGGAGACCATTCTATATAATAATATAACCTCTAAAAACCAGGCCGGCGTTTTCAACCGGTTCTGGTTATAATCCTGCACGGACAGATATATTTACCATACAGCCGTTAACGTTCAGTATACGGGAGTAACCGGGTTCGTCTTTGGCGAGGTTATCTGATGCAGGATTTTGCAAAACAAAAAACACCCACCGGGATCACATCCCTCGATCCTATCCTTAACGGGGGGGTTCCCCGGGGGTCTGTGATTCTTCTTCTCGGGGATATCGGAGCGGGCAGCTACGAATTCGCCTTCAGTTCGATTGTCAAAGTGCTGGAACTCATGAAAGAGAACAAAACCATACCGGATGTCCAGGTTCCCGAAGAGATCCGGTATATCACGTTCACCCGGGTCAAGGAGGATGTCCAGCAGGAGATACGCAGTTCTTTCAATATCGAAGGTCTCGACCAGCTCATCGCCGGGATAAAATTCGATGATCTCTCCGAGCTCTACTTTGACAACAGTGTTGTGCCGGACGAATGGTACAGCCACAGCGACATCATCACCCGGCTCCAGAACCGTTCCGGAAAAGAGGGCCTCCTCCTCCAGCTCTCAAACGTCATCAATGATATCAAACCCAACAGTCTCGTTGTGCTGGACTCCGTCACCGACATTGCAACCCAGTCGTCGATCCCCAACATCTGGCAGAACCTCACCGGCTTTTTGCGGGGGCTTCAGAGAATCTCCAAGCAGCGGGGGATCACTTCCTATCTCCTGCTCAGTGAGGGGATTCTCGATCCTTCCCGGGAAAAAGAGCTTGCGGATATCGCTGACGCCGTCATGCTCTTTGAGTGGGAGGAGACGACCGGCGCACGACGCCAGCGGGTAATGTATTTCGAGAAGTTCCGGGGTATCATGTCTCACCTTGAAGAGCGGGACCTGGTGAAATTTGCGGTCAAGATCTCGATGCAGGACGGATTTGAAGTGAGAAATATCCGGGTGGTTATATGAACGCAGAGCGGGTCAAGGTCGGTATTGTCGGGCTCGACGATATGCTGGGTGGGGGGTTGATCGCGGGGAGCATCTGTTCCCTCATCGGTACCTATGGTACAGGAAAGACAACGTTCTCCCTGGAATTTGTCTGGGAAGGGCTCAAAAAGGGCGAGAGCATCATCTATATCAGTCTCGAAGAGCGCGAAGAGCGTATCCTGCTCTACATGCGGCAGAAAGGCTGGGACGTGGAGCCGTTCCTGAACAAATCCCTTTTTGTGATCAAACTCGACCCCACCGATTTCAATCTCGCCAACAACCGCATCAAGAACGAGCTGCCCAGGCTCATCGAGAAAGTGAAGGCCAGCAGGGTAGTTATCGATCCGATCTCCCTTTTCGAGGATCTCTTTACCTCAGATTCCGAGCGACGCCAGGAGATGTTCCGGTTCATCGAGGGGCTTCGCGACAAACAGTGTACGATCATGATGACCTCGGAGACCGACCGGGACAATGTCTTCTCAAGCCGGCATGCCCTCATCGAATACCTGTCAGATACGGTGATTTTACTCCGCTATGTCCGCCCGTCCGATCTGACCGATGTCCACCTGGCACTCGAGGTGGTAAAAATGAGGATGTCCTCCCATTCCCGGGAGATCAAACCCTACGAGCTGATGCAGGACCAGGTGCTCGTATATTCCGAGGCAAACGTCTTCTGATCCTGCCCTTTTTTTGAGATTATATCGTTATTCCCAGGATATTGAGAAGAACCAGGATAAGGACGCCGGGAAGTCCGCCAACCGCACAGATAAGGATAGTTGCCAGGTTATACCCGAGATCGGGTTTGCCGATCCACTGCATCACGTGAAGGAAGTTGAGGAGAAAGAGGCATATGATCCCGAGAATGGCGTTCACTACCAGTACCGCGAGTTTTTTTACCAGAAACCAGACAATCGCGATGATCAGGATGATGAGAATAGCCGCAACAAGCAAATCGGTCATGATATTTTCCTTATTTACCAATGATATGCTGTTTATTAATTTTTATTGACGGGAGGACGAGCGAGCCAATCGTCCGGCTCTTCCTGCTGAGCCCGGCAATGTTGTGATGGAGATCGAACACGTTGCCTGAGAACATGCCACTCCGGACCGGGGTTGTGAACTCCCCGTCTTCCATCCAGAATGCATTGGAGAGTTCGACCGAGAAATCCCCGCTCAGGGGGTTGGCTGTGTGGGCGCCCACGAGATTGTGGACATACAGGACGCGGGTGTCATCCACGCTGCTGCGAACGCCATCGACAACGAAATTGTGATGCCCTATCGAGGGGAGAGCATTGGAGCCGCCACGGACAGCACTTCCCGTGCTCGCCTTTCCATAGCGGTAGGCAGTCTTGAGATCATAGGCAAAGCACTGCAGCACCCCGTCTTTGACAAAATCGGTCCGCCGTGTCGGTGTTCCTTCTGCATCCCATCCGACACTGCCACCGGGACCCGGCATGTGGGGATCATCGTACATTGAGATCTGTTCGCAGGCAACAGGTTTACCAATATATTCCCCGAGACGGGATCGTTTTGCATGGACACTGCGCCCGCTCAGTGCCGGGACAAATACACCCCCGAGGAGTTCTGCATAGGCAAGGGGGGATAAGAGAAGATCATAGTCACCGGTTGCAATTTCTTCCCCTTCAGAGGAGTTCTTTGCAAAGAATGCTGCCCGTTCCCCGACGTTTGCCGGGTCGACCATGGCAAGGGACCAGGCCTGGTCGAATTCGTACCCGGTCGATTGCTGGTGGATAGCTTCCAGAGAGAGCGAGACACCGGTATGGCGGTCGGTATAGCGGATCCCGTTGCTGTTCGCAAGGGTCACATCGACACGGGACAGTCCCGCAGATCCCGAAGTAACATCGGCAGGGTGTGCCTCTGCCCCTTCCAGCATCCGGGTGAGGAGATCCCTGGCGCACTCCGGCTCTATCTTCATCGATGAATCAAACGATTCCGGAACTTCTGGAAGCGTGGCAGGCCCCGGCAGTCCGTCCCATGGCTGGGGGGTTGCGAGTTTTGCGCTGGCAATCGCTGCAGCAAGACAACTACGCCACTCGCCGGGATTGCTGGTGCTCGAAGAGCCGATCTGCCCCTTGTGGAT encodes:
- a CDS encoding V-type ATP synthase subunit I, encoding MLKPKQMSRLLIAASRDQMAPVIAELYRHNLFHIEEFVDQGQEGYEGFKIGTPLPGASEKSTDLIKIRAITNAIAVRSDDIDSVKTCPRVELKSKIERELPVLERDVEELTFRRSKLDTRLKEYEQKIVEITPFANVPADLDLYHGYTRFTAFAGFIPREITLSVPNEMYFSKGKEKNFLVVIVPSEQRGEVERTLQETGFQSVTIPDESGSPKSRIDYYSGQIASLTKEIADINEKLESVRNKHAEFLAACEEFLKSEVEQTEAPLRFATTKQTFVAEGWVPSDKVDAVSNSLVQATGGKIYVTVLPIDLEHDAVPVEYNNPDFAKPAQMLMDVYSRPKYTEVDPTLMLSIVFPIFFGLILGDVGYGLLLLLMCFGLRKMMKGEDGQMFLKVLRNASISSIIFGLLFSECLGFELPWHPIIFSRHLLIGGGAEGGAGPAIPALMIMSIWIGILHITLGRALGMYNHAKQDHGIHRTKAVVANFGWLAVMWGILIAIWSNVAMPYMINLTKLPVVALGFNVGTFAGGALILIGVICIAWDSVLEVIELPTIISHVLSYARLVAVGLSSVAIAMVVNYMAIGMFIKPQLANLTIVGVFIILVGVVVFLLGHTLNLALGILGGGLHSIRLHYVEFFTKFYKGGGKKYVPFGMKRKFTED
- a CDS encoding ATPase; this translates as MKTEVLRDIKKAEEEYQTMISKAQEEKKQKHSQAELEADNLVTKAQSNAEQYKKLKLEEARHQAALKHAEIIKSGNQRAAALKEKGEKNLSKAVQLLVLRFKEQLHVKA
- a CDS encoding alpha/beta hydrolase; its protein translation is MMYPLADEFLLISGDHSFLLVGRAGAFFGLRIETFGNEYSQTIEPDDLVAVSAPEGGALEPACMLAEFVRTYRMPLIVLPRDHPGSNRFSYLVSAGPVINTSCSIRRGTHPEQHLICSSDELAGIVLQGCSGGVEISGLPGTIVPRYVKSRIITEFS
- a CDS encoding type II secretion system F family protein, whose product is MIARDYVREWISLDPIRYNSLHGDMLSARVGMTLEQYLWRTVQVSILTGVLFAIIGYFASVILTYRVTLERGGIYNVLNIQLPTFFDFLHPGEYIPAVIVIISFFFGCYLGYLLMLKLPGIEKTSRAIKINLTLHNAVAYMYAMRRGGAQMMTIFRCLSDRANIYGEVALEFRQIVRDADFFGYDVVTAIRHLAETTPSEKLKNFLDDLLSVIESGGDMGDFLSLRVRLYQEEARFEQKQFLNILSLVAESYVTLFVAGPLFLIIILVVMAMMGGSAVLQLALITYAVMPIGSVIFILLVDLISIKGEKTERYVKTKWLHVYSHVRIYKKEDDEHQFAQLRKYDQVRNFVHHLKHPLETFVSNATHTLYVTVPVAALYLVFVLVNVRHYANLETYINVVDDHIIIAILIVLIPYAIFYELWSRKVLGIQELIPDFLERMAGINQVGLTVSQAINIMVNTNLGLLSYEIKRIKRDMDWGANFSEALMRFEERISTPSIARTVTLVTKASEMSGQIGEVLSIASSDAKMSEVLKKERLSEMFIYTAIVYLSFFVFLFVVGVLTIQFLPMLTGIPTKGIPQTGIVAGMGAIQIATSSRILYHACLIQALFSGLIAGQMGESSVAAGVKHSCILLIIALVAFNFFIVNPVVL
- a CDS encoding type II/IV secretion system ATPase subunit, with protein sequence MPMPEFFKSLFHKTRNEEKGPLEPVPATGLPPETTDSPLVPPAPHNPSASYSRYFRFLKGTEKTAIEEYDFDRHGPLTTAEIPENYEYVDEYWVEKGRSLIVIALNQKTNLKEYLLFEPSLSDFEYELLERLHEDLRDVLILTSEEIKKDRRQVLLEKIRDLLVDYGLELEPLTLFKLQYYLIRNFIGWSRIDPLMKDPLLEDISCDGNRIPVFLYHRKYRNIKTNIAFEADVLNSLAITLAQRSGKHISTGSPMIDATLPDGSRLQLTLGTEITTRGTSFTIRKFREEPFSPVELMENGTFNADALVYFWLAIENNKSLLFIGGTASGKTTSLNAVSLFIPPVAKVVSIEDTREITLFHDNWIASVTREALTDGGNAINMFDLLRAAMRQRPEFILVGEVRGPEAQTLFQAMNTGHTTFSTMHAGSVDAAIHRLESEPLNVPRNMMAALNIISVQALIYRGVERVRRVQEIVEIAGIDPSTGNLQVNNVFVYDPIRDIFTYTGRSQIYADIAEKRGWTRDQLESEIQLRKSILNAMKQQEITDYISVASLFHAYNIDAPGVLANLGDLRKVLQ
- a CDS encoding ATPase domain-containing protein, which gives rise to MQDFAKQKTPTGITSLDPILNGGVPRGSVILLLGDIGAGSYEFAFSSIVKVLELMKENKTIPDVQVPEEIRYITFTRVKEDVQQEIRSSFNIEGLDQLIAGIKFDDLSELYFDNSVVPDEWYSHSDIITRLQNRSGKEGLLLQLSNVINDIKPNSLVVLDSVTDIATQSSIPNIWQNLTGFLRGLQRISKQRGITSYLLLSEGILDPSREKELADIADAVMLFEWEETTGARRQRVMYFEKFRGIMSHLEERDLVKFAVKISMQDGFEVRNIRVVI
- a CDS encoding KaiC domain-containing protein, whose amino-acid sequence is MNAERVKVGIVGLDDMLGGGLIAGSICSLIGTYGTGKTTFSLEFVWEGLKKGESIIYISLEEREERILLYMRQKGWDVEPFLNKSLFVIKLDPTDFNLANNRIKNELPRLIEKVKASRVVIDPISLFEDLFTSDSERRQEMFRFIEGLRDKQCTIMMTSETDRDNVFSSRHALIEYLSDTVILLRYVRPSDLTDVHLALEVVKMRMSSHSREIKPYELMQDQVLVYSEANVF
- a CDS encoding pro-sigmaK processing inhibitor BofA family protein — translated: MTDLLVAAILIILIIAIVWFLVKKLAVLVVNAILGIICLFLLNFLHVMQWIGKPDLGYNLATILICAVGGLPGVLILVLLNILGITI
- a CDS encoding TldD/PmbA family protein gives rise to the protein MDWIDQLIREGTKTVDEVEVYFGEGTSISAELKKRTVHMATNSIECGLGIRVIHKGQIGSSSTSNPGEWRSCLAAAIASAKLATPQPWDGLPGPATLPEVPESFDSSMKIEPECARDLLTRMLEGAEAHPADVTSGSAGLSRVDVTLANSNGIRYTDRHTGVSLSLEAIHQQSTGYEFDQAWSLAMVDPANVGERAAFFAKNSSEGEEIATGDYDLLLSPLAYAELLGGVFVPALSGRSVHAKRSRLGEYIGKPVACEQISMYDDPHMPGPGGSVGWDAEGTPTRRTDFVKDGVLQCFAYDLKTAYRYGKASTGSAVRGGSNALPSIGHHNFVVDGVRSSVDDTRVLYVHNLVGAHTANPLSGDFSVELSNAFWMEDGEFTTPVRSGMFSGNVFDLHHNIAGLSRKSRTIGSLVLPSIKINKQHIIGK